Genomic segment of Roseofilum casamattae BLCC-M143:
GTTTTACCGATTTTCAGCCTGACGAAGCCACGATTAATAATTATCAATTTCTTTCGCCAAAACATTATCCAGTTAAACGAGAAAGCGATCGCCAATTAATTGTAGGTATTTTTGGTGGCTCTGTTGCTCTTTCCGTCGCTCAAATCGAAGAGCGAGACCGAATTATTAGCAATATTCTGAAAACCCTGCCACAATGGTCGGATAAAGAGATTATTATTCTTAATTTTGCTCAAAGTGGCTATAAGCAACCTCAGCCATTATTGGTGTTGAACTATTTTCTCGCTCTGGGACAAGAGTTCGATATTGTGATTAATATTGATGGCTTTAGCGATGTGGCGTTATCTAGCTCAAATTATCCGGAGCGCGTTCATTTATCCATGCCAAGTGCTTCCGTAATGACGTCATTAATTAACCTGGGAAATAATGAATTTTCTGCCACCGATCTAGAGCTGGCTATCCAACGGCACAAATATAATAGTAATATTGAGAATATTCAAGATCGTCAAAGTGATTGCTGGTTGGCACTGTGTTATATGATAAACCAATGGAAATATCAGAAATTGCAGCGCGATCGCCAAGAATTTTTGCAACAAAAAATCCAAGAAAGATCGGAGGATAGACGTACAGAAACGACAGAATTTAATTCATCTACTTTCTTCTATCTCAATCCTCCCGATGTCGATACAAATCCGGAGAATTTATATCGCAAAATAGCTGAGAGTTGGGCGAGCAGCTCTCTACTGATGCATCAAGCTCTAGTCAGCAATGATGCATTATATTTCCATTTTCTGCAACCGAATCAATATTACCCGACGGAACGAAAATTGAGTAACGCGGAAGCCAAACAAGTGACGAGCGACAGTCAAGGGTATGGGGAAAGTATTCGTCAAGGATATCCTATTTTGATTGATGCGATCGCGCAATTAGAAGACAATGGCGTGCATATCTTTAATGCCGTAGATGTATTCGATCGCGAACCGAAACGAGTCTATAGCGATGACTGCTGTCATTATAATGAATTGGGAAATAAACAGTTCTCGAAATATATTGGCGATCGCATTATCGAAACCTTAACAACTCCTCAAGCGAGTCCGAAAAACTTGGTAATAAACAACCCGTAGAAGACGAAAAAGAGTAACCCTTCCCACTGCGTAATATTCTTATCTTGAGCAACCGTGTAAAAGAGTAGAGTTCCGGCAGCCATGAAAGGTAATCCTACAACCAATAAATCTTGATTAATCTCTAGTTTTCCAACTAATCCTGGAATTCCCATGACTACTAGAGAGTTAAAAATATTCGAGCCAACCACATTTCCCAAGGCAATCTCTGCATTCCCTTTGCTGGCAGCATTCAGCGTTACTAAGAGTTCCGGTAGTGAAGTACCTAAAGCTACGGCACTAACCGCGATAATATGAGTTCCAATATTCAAAAGTTCTGATATTTTAGTAACGGATTCGATTGTCCATACCGCGCCAAAATATAGACCCACACAACTTAAGACTAAAATAATAGCATCTTTGATTGGAAACTGTTTCGATGGGCGATCGCCAGTTTCCGGTTCGTTATTTCTGGTACTAATAGTATAGAGAAGGTAAACGATATATCCTAAAATACAGAAAATCGCTTCCCCTTGCGAAAATTGCTGGTTAATTACTGCTAAAATTAAGAGAAATGCCGAGCCGAGAAGTAGCGGCAGATCGACTCGGCTCAGATCGTATTCTAAGACTAACCCTTTACTCATAACGGCAGCAACGCCAACAATGAGAAAAATATTGGCAATATTCGAGCCAAGGACATTGCCAAAGACAATTTCCGACGAGCCATTGAGGACGGCAACTAAAGAAGAAAGGAGTTCCGGAAGAGATGTGCCAATTGATAAAATCAAGACTCCCACAATAAACGCAGGAAACCGGAAAAATACGCCAATAACTTCAGCCGAGTCAGTAAAATAATCAGAGGATTTAATTAAAACTGCTAAACTCAGAATAAAGATTACAGCCCAAACAGCGATCGCAGATGTCATACAGGTAAAAATTTAAGGGTAGTTAGAGAGTTAAAGATCGCACTATAGCCTAATTATCGATCCAGTTAGCGAGGCTGTAGTACGATCTTACCTTTATTATTATCTACGAGGGTTCCTAAATCGATCGCGATCGCATACGATAAATGATAATATTACCCAATTGAGAATTTAAGCTTCGTCATAGGCTTCAATATCGAGTAGATACAGATAGGGCTGAACCATATCTACCATTTCCGGACGCTGGAAGGCGATCGCGCGCAACAAATGCCAATCTTGCAATCCCTCAAAGGCATTACTATAATCGTCCTGTTCTAAACGTTTCGCCAGCATCGCTACTTCCTCAGAAGTCATGCGAGAAACCGTTTGCTTGGAGATGGTAGTCATCGTTGCGCCTCCCATTACACGCTCCGTGTCTTAACCCCTATCTTATCCTAAATCTGCTATCCTTATCCATTCCAAAAGAGCTTGATTGACTCGTTCCGGTTGTTCGTCATAAACGCAATGTCCGGCGTCTTCAATTTCAACCAGAGTGGCTCCTGAATTTTGCGTCACTAGCTGCCTCGCTCGATGAATGGCAAAAAAAGGGTCTTGCTGTCCCCAAAGGAGAAGAATGGGCATTTCTAGGCGGGAAAATGTACGTCCGACATGGGGAGTATATCCTGGTTTATTTTTGGCTTGAAACATGCGACAGAGCACGTCTGCTGCACCGGGATCTTGAGGGGGAGTGGCAATAATTTCGACTAATTCCTCATCAACAAATGCTTTATTAATATACGCCGATCGCAATCCTTGGCGGACAAAAGGCACTAACCAAGGTTGGTAGAAGAGGAGACTAAATAGAGGTCGCAGTAAAAATCCAGGGGTGAAGACGCTTTCTAAAGAAGCTGCTGTTGCTTGCAGTTTGGAGCTAAACAGTTCGTCGCGGGAAGGAGCAACAGTAAACAAAACCAGTCCTTTCACCATTTCCGGATAAGTATCGGCGATCGCTAAGGCAACCGAGCCTCCTAAAGAATGTCCGACTAGGATAATCGGTTGTTGAATCCAAGTTTGCCAAAATTCATACACTTGCGCCATCCACAGCTCGCTTCCGTAGTGTTCTGGAGCTTTTTGCGACGCACCAAATCCGAGTAAATCTAAGGCATAAACCGAGTGAAATTGGCTTAGAGGCTGAAGATTATAACGCCATTGACCGATCGCCGATCCGAACCCATGCAACAATACCAGTGGTGTCGCTTCTGGATGGGCAAAACTACGAATATACGTGTATCGGATGCGCCATCCTCGCCAAACCCAGGTTCGTCGCGCGCCAAATTGCGACTCAAATTCCGCGATCGGTTGCACCACAGTCTCAGTTCCTTACAATACTGTTATATTAACGTAACACTGATGAGGAGGCGATCGCCTTGAGCCACAGGTTTCATACATCTCTATCCCAATGGATAGCTCTAACTCTAGCCATCGTTTTGAGTTCTACCCTAGTGGCTTGCAGTCAACCAACGGGTTCCAGTGTAGACAAAGATTCGGTAACCTCTCAAGGGAATCCACCTCTAGAAAGCGTACAACGTATCGTTGCCTTAACCTCTCTGTCTGCCGATATTACGCAACAGTTAGATAGCACAAAACTTGTGGGAATTCCGGGTAGTCCGCTGTTAGATAACGATCCTCGTTTTGCCGAGCTGACGAAAGTGAGTCAAGGACAAACGCCACCGAGTTTAGAGAAAATAATTGCTCTGGAACCGGATTTAGTTATTGGCGCCACCGGATTTCACGATCGCATTGCCGCACGTCTGGCAGAATTAGAAATAGACACGTATTTAACGACGTTAGATAGTTGGCAAAGTTTAGAGGAATTAACGAAAGCGATCGCATCTGCCATTAATGTCGATCCCGAACCTCTCTTATCCCAATACGAGCAATTTATCCAATCCCCCGCTCAGTCCGATTCTTCTCTCCTAATTCTCGCCAGTACTCAACCTATTCTTTCTCCGAATAAGAATAGTTGGTCGGGAGATTTGTTAACGCGGTTAAATATTGAGAATGTAGTGGCAGACTTGCAAGGGAATGCTCCAATTAGCGGCTATATTACCCTCTCTCCAGAAAAGCTAATTCAGATCGATCCCGATCGCCTAATCGTGATTCAGTTTGGCGGACAATCTCCCTTACCCGAACTCCAGGAAAATGGATTTTGGTCGGAACTGAAAGCAGTGAAAAATGAAGACGTTCATGTATTCGATTATTATGGATTGATTAATCCGGGGAGTATTGCAGCCATTGCGAAAGCGAGCGCGCAATTACAAGAACTGAGAGCGATCGAAAATTAAACCATATTTCCACGATGTTCTCGTAAGGAACGATCGGAGCCATTTTGCCATCGCCTGTATTGGAATAATTCCAGCTTTGCGAGTCTTCTCTGATGAAATTCAATCCCATTGTTCTCATTCCAATGCTGCTCTCGAGTTGTTCTTGGTCTCTAATGCAATCTCTAGAGGGCTTTGAAGAGTGCCTATTTGTTCCGGGTTCAGTCGTTAGTGGCGATCGCCTACAGGTGACTTGCGATCGCCAAACCCTAACGATAGACTTGTGCGGGATGGTTGCTCCCGATATGCGACAACCCTTTGGTGAAGAAGCGCGGGACCATTTGCGATCGCTCATCGAACAAGGCGATCGCGAGGACGGTCGAGTGCGCGTGACGTTGTATGCTATTCAGGAGGACAATCGCGATCGCACAGTTGCTGACGTGTTTATTCCTCGCCGCACTCAAAATCTGGGCGAAATTCACCTCAACAGTCGCATGACCTCCGATGGTTATGGTTGGAAGTTAAAGCGATATGCTAAAGAATGTCCCAGTGACTTTAGCATTGCCGAGGGTCAGCAGAGTGCTAAAGATAAGAAAATTGGACTTTGGGCCGATCCAAATGCGATCGCGCCGTGGCAGTGGCGACAAGAGTATTATAAACGTAGATAAAGTCCGACTAGACTCAGTCGAGGTAGCCACAATTTAAAGTTAGTCCGATTTCTCATAACTCTCAATGACATCGAGTAAAATAAGCGAAACGTCCGATCGGCTATCTACACAGCAAGCATCTTTGAGCCATGATTGACCCCCAGGAAATGGAAGATCTCCTCGATGAGATATACAACAACTGCGCTCCGACACCGTTGCAACCCGGAGACCCCAGATATGTGGACTGTCGTGCCGTGCGCGGGGACGAGGACGTGCTGAAAGACTTGGGGAGGACGGTAAGGCGATCGGACGATTTCACCTATCAATTGTACTCAGGCTATCGCGGATCGGGGAAAACCACGGAACTGCTGCGCCTGAAAAAAGATTTAGAAGATCGGGGTCATGTGGTCGTTTATTTCGCTGCCGATGAAGAAGATATCAGCGTTCAAGATGCGCAGTATACCGATATTTTGCTCGCCTGTACTCGCCATTTACTCAAGGGGTTGCGCGACTCCAACTCTGCTCCTATTCTCAATTGGCTTAAAGATCGCCTGCGAGATCTGCAAGATGTGATGCTGACAGAGATTAACATCGACGAACTGAATTTAGAACTGGGACTCAAAGAATTTGCTAAAATCACCGCAGCAGTAAGGGCAGAACCGGGACAGCGGCAGAAAATTCGCGATCGCATCGAACCGCACACGGAAACGCTGATTCAGGCGTTAAATGCATTTATTGCCGATGGGAAACAGCATTTACCCGGGAAAACCAAACTTCTAGTTGTTGCCGATAACTTAGACCGAATCGTACCCATTTTCCGCGATAACGGCCGCAGCAACCATGAAGAAATCTTTCTCGACCGACACGAGCAACTGAAATCTCTAGAATGCCATATTATCTACACCGTACCCATTTCATTCATTTATTCGCAATGGTCAACGGAACTAAAAGATAACTATGGCATTCCCCAGGTCTTGCCCTCAATTATGGTGCGTTCTGAAAACCACGATCGTTACAACAAAGGATTGCAAATCCTACGCAATATTATTCACCTGCGAGTTCCCGAACGCTTGCGCAATTCTCTCGTACCTGATGTATTTGAATCAGAAGCGGTTTTGCAAGAATTATGTTTGATGAGTGGCGGTTACGTGCGGGATTTGGTGCAATTGATGCAAGAAGCGATTAATAAAACCGAGACCCTACCAATTCAGGCGCGAGCAGTACAACGAGCAACAGATGCGTTGCGGGATATCTATCGCCGTGCAGTAGAACACAACTGGTGGGATGTACTGCGGGAGGTTCATCAGTCGAAGACAATTGAAAATGAGCAAGTGGAGCGCAGTTTATTATTTAGCCGCTGTGTGTTGGAATATCGATATTTTGACGATAATGGAGATAAGCGCACTTGGTACGATGTCCATCCAGTGCTGTGGAAGGAGCTGTGATGACAGAAGATATTACTGGTGACAAATACAGTTTTGCACCCTGGGAACAGTCGAATTCAGAAACAGTAGAAGTCATTAACGATCTCTTGCGGACATTGCGGCGCAAGAAGGGGTTTGGGTTGTTTTTTGTCCAGTGTAATAATCCGACTCGGCGAGAAGAAGTTATTACAGCCATTCAGCAGTCTTTTCCCCAGAAGCAGATCGAGAAGATTGAGTTAAATCGTCAGAATGAAACTCTATATGAAGAATTGCTGGAGTGTTATCAGACAAAACATATTGAAATCGCTTTAATTACAGGAGTAGAGCAGGCACTATATAGCTATCAAGACACCCAGCGTCTTGCTGGTTGGAGTTCCGAGGAGATTTATGGTTTGAGTTGGAAAGGAGTGCCACCAATACTAAGTCATTTAAATCGACAACGGGAGGTTTTTGAGGCCAATTTACCTATTTCTCTCGTCTTTCTGGTTTACAGTTTTGCGATCGATTATTTTGTCCAACGCGCACCAGATTTTTTTGATTGGCGATCGGGCTTCTTCGATTTAGTGGATAGTTCGGATAATTTGCCAATAATTCATGAAGAACTAGCTCACAAACGTTACGATAAATATGTCCTTCTTAGCCCGGAGGAACGGACAATATTAAATTTAAATATCAAGGATAGAATATCACAAATTACTTTATCCGATCGTGATTGGACTTCACAGTTACTTCGAGAACAAGGGCTAGTATTTACAAGTGATTTTAATCATAAACAGGCACTGCATTGTTACGATCGCGCTCTAGAACTGCAACCCGATTATTATCCAGCCTGGAATGGTCGAGGTACTGCTCTCTCTAAATTAGAGCGATATGAAGAGGCTCTTGAGAGCTACGATCGTGCCTTAGAACTTCAAGCAGATGCTCATCGGGTTTGGAGTAATCGAGGGAATATTCTCTCTAAATTAAAGCGATATGAAGAAGCTCTCGAGAGCTATAATCGTGCTCTACAACTGCAACCAGAATATCACCGAGCTTGGTATAACAGAGGTATTACTTTATCTAAATTACAGAGATATCGAGAATCTGTAGAGAGTTATAGTCAAGCGATTCAATTACAACCAAACCATCACCATGCTTGGATCAACCTAGGTTATTCTTTATTGAAGATGGGGCGGAAGACAGAAGCATTTGAAAGCCTTGATAAGGCACTAGAGATAAACAAAGATAAGGCGAAATTCTTATATCATCAAGCCTGTTTTTTTGCGATTTTGGGTAAAAAAGAGAAATCCCTCAATGCTTTGTCAAAATCAATAGAATTGGATCCAACTAGAAAGAAAATCGCAAAAGTGGAGTGGGAGTTTGAGATTTTTCGAGAGGATTCTAAGTATAAATTAATAGTCGAATTATAGCAGACAGCGATCTTGACAATATTGCTAAACCAGTTAAAATCGACATTATCGATTAGCAATGAGTAAAAGTCAGGGAAGTTGGTGTATTATGATACCGAAATGGAAAAAGCTACCAGCATGGTTTCAAGTTTCGTTATTGGCAGGAGCGATTGGTGTCGCAGGGTTTGTATCGACCAAGATCGACCGAGTCCAACCAGAAACTATTAGTTCGCTTCAGCAAGAGACAGTACAATTCTCCACATTTGCGGGTGAAGAGGACTACGAGGATGACCCCATTCTACCGACCAATTACCCCCCAATTAGCTACTTGGATAAGGCGAGAGTCTGACGATAGTTGATGAAAAAAGATTGAATGCGATCTCTGGCCTAATAGTTGCGTTCATTAGCTCCACAAAACCAGTTTGATATAGAAGATTAATCCAACTTCAAACTCCCTTATTAGTGACCCGTCAACCCCACGACCAATTTGCCAAGCAGTATCTGAAAGAACTCCTGGAACCCCTAGGAACCGTCGAAATCAGCCGGGAAATTCCAGGAGAAACCCTGCAAATTGACTTAATGTTCCAACCCTCCGGCGAACCCTCAAGTCAATCTTCTGCCTTGGGTTTGCTCGCCGAACTTGCCACGACTCCTTGCTTGCTGGAACCTTACCGCAATTGTCCCAGCGACCAAGAAATCCGCAACTGTATGCTGAAGCTGTTCCACGTCCAAGCGGAACTATACCGTCAAGCCAAACGGACAAAACAGACTGTTGAGGAACAACCCTTACCGCACCTATGGATTCTAACCCCAACCTTATCCAAGCGACTCGTCGAAGACTTGGGTGCTACTCAAGATAGCCAACACAACTATGCCGGAGTCTATTCCTTAGCACGGATAACCAAAACCGGAATTATTGCCATCAACCAACTCCCAGAAGTCGTCGAAACGCTGTGGTTGCGCATTTTGGGAAAAGGAGGAACTCAGAAACGAGCGATCGAGCAAGTTCTGGAACTTCCACCTAACCATCCCCAGCGGCGCAATATACTGGAGTTAATCGGCATATGGCGCATTAACATCCAAAACAAAATCCAGCTAGAACCAGAGGACACGGAGTTAATTATGGAACTATCACCCGCTTATCTGAAATGGCGAGAAGATACCCTGCAACAAGGACGTCAAGAAGGACGTCAAGAAGGACTCGAGCAAGGGAAACAACAGCAACAGCGGTTAACGGTTGAGGTGTTTTTGAGAACTCGTTTTGGTGAGTTGGATGAAGCGCTCTTGGGTATTGTGGACTCTTTATCAGAGTTATCTCTCGATGAGTTTATAACCTTGGGTTTGAACTCTTCTCGCGAGGAGCTATTGGAGCGATTTGGCGAAGGTATTGACTAGAATCAGAGAACACGGAGTTAATTATGGAACGATCGCCCGCTTATCTGAAATGGCGAGAAGATACCCTGCAAGAAGGACGTCAAGAAGGACTCGAGCAGGGAGTTCAACAGGGCCTGCAAGAAGGACTCGAGCAAGGGAAACAACAACAACAGCGGTTAACGGTTGAGGCGTTTTTGAGAACTCGTTTTGGCGAGTTGGATGAAGCGCTCTCGGGTATTGTGGACTCTTTATCAGAGTTATCTCTCGATGAGTTTATAACCTTGGGTTTGAACTCTTCTCGCGAGGAGCTATTGGAGCGATTTGGCAACAACGATCGCAGATCCACCTGAGGAGATCGCTTAACCCGAACACTTTTAACATCTCCTCCTGCAATCTGCTCGAGGAGGGGAAAGAGGTTGCCACTAGCACAAAGCACCTTGTTCCTGAGCGTAAACCTGTTGCCATAAATATTTCACATAGGATGCCATCGCTGGCAGTAGCTCGCCTTGAGCGGCTAAATCTATCGCAGTTCGCTCTAACATCCGTAAATCGATGGGACTGAGGCGTTGCCGCCGACTACTGGAGGAGAGCAGCCAAATTAACCGATACATTGTCTGGGGATCTCGGGTTAAATTGGGATTAGACCAAGCAAGGGCGAGTTCGCTTTGGCGATCGCTAGAAGACAGAGCCTCCATACAATCCCAGTACCCTCGCTGATGCAGTTCCTGATAAAACACTTGTTCGATTGTCATATTTGGATTGTAGTGGTGAGAGTAAATCCTTAACCAATATCCCCTCGAAATGGGGTGATTTGTATAGTTTTTTAACATTTCTTTAATAAAGTTTCTACCTATATTCTTATATCTTATGGAATTCCTATTTTTCATCAACTAAAGTCAATGGATCGCACTGCGCTGACTGGATTGCGTTCCTCGTAGGCACTTTCCGACGCAACCAACGGCGATCGCAGCCGTCGTAAAATCTGCTTGAGGACTATCGCCGTCCAATCTACATCTGCTCGTTCCGTTTGGCGACCTAAGGTCAAGCGAATGCCACCAATTGCCTCCCTCGAAGAATACCCCATAGCGGTCAAAATTGGACTGGGAGAGAGTTTGCCGCTATGGCAAGCCGACCCCGCACTAATCCCAATTCCCGCCAGATTCATTTGCCGCACTAAGGTTTTACCCGTGATGTGGCGAGTATCCTTTAAGCAAAAACTAACATGATGGGGCAAGCGATGCAGGCGATCGCCCGTCGGAGATAGTCCCTCCACCTCCGATAACTGCTCGAACAGGCCATCGCGCAACTCTCGCAACCGGGAAGCCTCCAACTGTAACTCCATGGCCGCCAACTCCGCCGCTATCCCAAAACCGGCGATCGCCGCCGTGGCTTCCGTACCAGAGCGCAATCCCCTTTCCTGTCCGCCTCCACCCACGAGAGGATATAACTCAACTCCCGGACGCACGTATAGCGCCCCCGCCCCCTGCGGCCCGTATATCTTATGACTCGAGAGTGAAAGCAAATCTACGGACAACCGACTCACATCCAAAGGCAATCGCCCGGCAACCTGAACCGCATCCGTATGAAACAACACCCCGCGATCGCGCGTAATTTCGCTCAACCGCTCGATGGGCTGGAGAGTTCCCACCTCGCTTTGCCCGTAGATAATCGAAACCAGAACCGTATTCGGTTGCAACGCCGCCTCCAAATCCACCGGACTCACTCGTCCTTGGCGATTCACCGGCAAACGAGTCACCTGCCATCCCCACTCTTCCAATACCTTCACCGGCTGGGCGATCGCCGAATGTTCCACCCTCGAAATAATCAAATGTTGCGGCTGGGCAAACCAACGAGCAATCCCCATAATCGCTAAATTATCCGCCTCCGTCCCCCCAGAAGTAAACACAATTGAGTCCGAGGACGGCGCTTGGATTAACCCAGCCACCTGCATCCTCGCCATCTCCAATGCCGTTGCCGCCCGCCCTCCCCAAGCGTGTAAACTGGAAGGATTGCCCC
This window contains:
- a CDS encoding calcium/sodium antiporter; the protein is MTSAIAVWAVIFILSLAVLIKSSDYFTDSAEVIGVFFRFPAFIVGVLILSIGTSLPELLSSLVAVLNGSSEIVFGNVLGSNIANIFLIVGVAAVMSKGLVLEYDLSRVDLPLLLGSAFLLILAVINQQFSQGEAIFCILGYIVYLLYTISTRNNEPETGDRPSKQFPIKDAIILVLSCVGLYFGAVWTIESVTKISELLNIGTHIIAVSAVALGTSLPELLVTLNAASKGNAEIALGNVVGSNIFNSLVVMGIPGLVGKLEINQDLLVVGLPFMAAGTLLFYTVAQDKNITQWEGLLFFVFYGLFITKFFGLA
- the isiD gene encoding protein IsiD — encoded protein: MTTISKQTVSRMTSEEVAMLAKRLEQDDYSNAFEGLQDWHLLRAIAFQRPEMVDMVQPYLYLLDIEAYDEA
- a CDS encoding alpha/beta fold hydrolase is translated as MVQPIAEFESQFGARRTWVWRGWRIRYTYIRSFAHPEATPLVLLHGFGSAIGQWRYNLQPLSQFHSVYALDLLGFGASQKAPEHYGSELWMAQVYEFWQTWIQQPIILVGHSLGGSVALAIADTYPEMVKGLVLFTVAPSRDELFSSKLQATAASLESVFTPGFLLRPLFSLLFYQPWLVPFVRQGLRSAYINKAFVDEELVEIIATPPQDPGAADVLCRMFQAKNKPGYTPHVGRTFSRLEMPILLLWGQQDPFFAIHRARQLVTQNSGATLVEIEDAGHCVYDEQPERVNQALLEWIRIADLG
- a CDS encoding ABC transporter substrate-binding protein, whose protein sequence is MSHRFHTSLSQWIALTLAIVLSSTLVACSQPTGSSVDKDSVTSQGNPPLESVQRIVALTSLSADITQQLDSTKLVGIPGSPLLDNDPRFAELTKVSQGQTPPSLEKIIALEPDLVIGATGFHDRIAARLAELEIDTYLTTLDSWQSLEELTKAIASAINVDPEPLLSQYEQFIQSPAQSDSSLLILASTQPILSPNKNSWSGDLLTRLNIENVVADLQGNAPISGYITLSPEKLIQIDPDRLIVIQFGGQSPLPELQENGFWSELKAVKNEDVHVFDYYGLINPGSIAAIAKASAQLQELRAIEN
- a CDS encoding thermonuclease family protein, with translation MKFNPIVLIPMLLSSCSWSLMQSLEGFEECLFVPGSVVSGDRLQVTCDRQTLTIDLCGMVAPDMRQPFGEEARDHLRSLIEQGDREDGRVRVTLYAIQEDNRDRTVADVFIPRRTQNLGEIHLNSRMTSDGYGWKLKRYAKECPSDFSIAEGQQSAKDKKIGLWADPNAIAPWQWRQEYYKRR
- a CDS encoding AAA family ATPase yields the protein MIDPQEMEDLLDEIYNNCAPTPLQPGDPRYVDCRAVRGDEDVLKDLGRTVRRSDDFTYQLYSGYRGSGKTTELLRLKKDLEDRGHVVVYFAADEEDISVQDAQYTDILLACTRHLLKGLRDSNSAPILNWLKDRLRDLQDVMLTEINIDELNLELGLKEFAKITAAVRAEPGQRQKIRDRIEPHTETLIQALNAFIADGKQHLPGKTKLLVVADNLDRIVPIFRDNGRSNHEEIFLDRHEQLKSLECHIIYTVPISFIYSQWSTELKDNYGIPQVLPSIMVRSENHDRYNKGLQILRNIIHLRVPERLRNSLVPDVFESEAVLQELCLMSGGYVRDLVQLMQEAINKTETLPIQARAVQRATDALRDIYRRAVEHNWWDVLREVHQSKTIENEQVERSLLFSRCVLEYRYFDDNGDKRTWYDVHPVLWKEL
- a CDS encoding tetratricopeptide repeat protein; its protein translation is MTEDITGDKYSFAPWEQSNSETVEVINDLLRTLRRKKGFGLFFVQCNNPTRREEVITAIQQSFPQKQIEKIELNRQNETLYEELLECYQTKHIEIALITGVEQALYSYQDTQRLAGWSSEEIYGLSWKGVPPILSHLNRQREVFEANLPISLVFLVYSFAIDYFVQRAPDFFDWRSGFFDLVDSSDNLPIIHEELAHKRYDKYVLLSPEERTILNLNIKDRISQITLSDRDWTSQLLREQGLVFTSDFNHKQALHCYDRALELQPDYYPAWNGRGTALSKLERYEEALESYDRALELQADAHRVWSNRGNILSKLKRYEEALESYNRALQLQPEYHRAWYNRGITLSKLQRYRESVESYSQAIQLQPNHHHAWINLGYSLLKMGRKTEAFESLDKALEINKDKAKFLYHQACFFAILGKKEKSLNALSKSIELDPTRKKIAKVEWEFEIFREDSKYKLIVEL
- a CDS encoding cysteine desulfurase family protein, with protein sequence MQIYLDYSATTPTRPEAIAAMHEVLERQWGNPSSLHAWGGRAATALEMARMQVAGLIQAPSSDSIVFTSGGTEADNLAIMGIARWFAQPQHLIISRVEHSAIAQPVKVLEEWGWQVTRLPVNRQGRVSPVDLEAALQPNTVLVSIIYGQSEVGTLQPIERLSEITRDRGVLFHTDAVQVAGRLPLDVSRLSVDLLSLSSHKIYGPQGAGALYVRPGVELYPLVGGGGQERGLRSGTEATAAIAGFGIAAELAAMELQLEASRLRELRDGLFEQLSEVEGLSPTGDRLHRLPHHVSFCLKDTRHITGKTLVRQMNLAGIGISAGSACHSGKLSPSPILTAMGYSSREAIGGIRLTLGRQTERADVDWTAIVLKQILRRLRSPLVASESAYEERNPVSAVRSIDFS